A window of the Polaribacter sp. HaHaR_3_91 genome harbors these coding sequences:
- a CDS encoding chloride channel protein: MPTTKNIYRKILIWRYKYISEKQFIYILSILVGFLAGFGAVILKNLTHFFQHLLEGNLVRDYHHAFYFLFPIIGLTIVYFIIKYVIRNKVSHGIPSTLYAISKRKGIMKRYQMFGSILTAPITVGFGGSVGLEGPTVATGAAISSNVARLFHLNQTSRTLLIGCASAGALSAIFKAPIAAIIFAIEVFSLDLTIASMMPLLLASLSAIITSRFFFGSDVLLPFETEDIFTINNIPFYLILATATGLASIYFTEVYDRIQKLFDKIDSPIKRLLVGGIGLGILIFFIPPLYGEGFEVINNLIAGNPQEALKNNFMNLDLSNVWVVIILLFGLVLFKVIASALTFGAGGVGGIFAPTLFMGSLLGNCVSKIINTTGLSNVSESNFTLVGMAGLMAGVLHAPLTAIFLIAELTGGYDLFIPLMLTATISYLIAKYVHPYSVYAMQLGRKGELITHNKDHAVLTLMDINRVIENNFVPVYSDMDLESMVKQAVVKSNRNIFPVINKKNNKLTGIILLDDLRPIMFDQTLYKTIFARDIMQHPPEIIIIGLDKMTDIMRKFKESGAWNLPVVKEGKYIGFISKSKLLTAYRNKLIEVTS; the protein is encoded by the coding sequence GTGCCAACAACAAAAAACATTTACAGAAAAATATTAATTTGGAGATATAAATACATCTCTGAAAAGCAATTCATATACATACTTAGCATCCTTGTTGGTTTTTTAGCAGGTTTTGGAGCTGTTATTTTAAAAAATTTAACACATTTTTTTCAGCATCTTTTAGAAGGAAATTTGGTGAGAGATTATCACCATGCTTTTTACTTTCTTTTTCCGATTATTGGTTTAACAATTGTATATTTTATCATAAAATATGTTATTAGAAACAAAGTAAGTCACGGTATTCCTTCTACACTATATGCTATATCCAAAAGAAAAGGAATTATGAAGCGTTACCAAATGTTTGGTTCTATTTTAACTGCGCCAATTACCGTTGGTTTTGGTGGTTCTGTTGGACTAGAGGGACCAACTGTTGCAACAGGTGCGGCAATTAGCTCTAATGTTGCCAGGTTGTTTCATTTAAACCAAACTTCAAGAACCTTATTAATTGGTTGTGCATCTGCTGGTGCGCTTTCAGCCATATTTAAAGCACCAATTGCCGCTATTATTTTTGCCATAGAAGTGTTTAGTTTAGACTTAACAATTGCCTCTATGATGCCTTTACTTTTAGCGTCATTATCTGCAATTATAACCTCTCGTTTCTTTTTTGGGTCTGATGTTTTACTTCCGTTTGAAACAGAAGATATTTTTACCATAAACAACATTCCTTTTTACCTTATTTTAGCTACTGCAACTGGTTTAGCTTCTATCTATTTTACAGAGGTTTATGATAGAATTCAGAAACTTTTTGACAAAATAGACTCTCCAATAAAACGTTTATTAGTTGGTGGAATAGGTTTAGGAATTTTAATATTTTTTATTCCGCCTTTATATGGTGAGGGTTTTGAAGTTATTAATAATTTAATTGCAGGAAACCCACAAGAAGCTTTAAAAAATAACTTTATGAACTTAGATTTATCTAATGTTTGGGTTGTTATTATCTTATTATTTGGCTTAGTTTTATTTAAAGTGATTGCAAGTGCCTTAACTTTTGGAGCTGGTGGAGTTGGTGGTATTTTTGCACCTACTCTATTTATGGGAAGTCTTTTAGGAAATTGTGTTTCTAAAATAATTAATACCACTGGTTTATCTAATGTCTCTGAAAGTAATTTTACTTTGGTAGGAATGGCTGGTTTAATGGCCGGAGTACTACACGCTCCTTTAACTGCTATCTTTTTAATTGCAGAATTAACTGGTGGCTATGATCTTTTTATTCCGTTGATGCTAACCGCTACAATTTCTTACCTAATCGCTAAATATGTACATCCATATTCTGTCTACGCAATGCAGTTAGGTAGAAAAGGAGAATTAATTACACATAACAAAGACCATGCTGTCTTAACTTTAATGGATATTAATAGAGTTATTGAAAATAATTTTGTTCCTGTTTATTCAGATATGGATTTAGAAAGTATGGTTAAACAAGCAGTTGTAAAATCTAACAGAAATATTTTTCCTGTAATTAATAAGAAGAATAATAAACTAACAGGTATTATTTTACTAGACGATTTAAGACCAATTATGTTTGATCAAACCCTATATAAAACAATTTTTGCTAGAGATATTATGCAGCATCCTCCAGAAATAATTATCATAGGTCTTGATAAAATGACAGATATTATGAGGAAATTTAAAGAAAGTGGTGCTTGGAATTTACCGGTTGTTAAAGAAGGAAAATATATTGGTTTTATCTCTAAATCAAAATTATTAACGGCTTACAGAAATAAACTAATAGAAGTTACGTCATAA
- a CDS encoding glycerate kinase yields MKIILAPDKFKNTLTGLEFCNIVEKVILEEFPNTDILKLPLADGGDGTIEVVEYYLKGRTINVQINNPFFEIINATYIYSKENNTAFIEMAEASGVKLLKPTQFDCKNATTLGTGEMIVDAINKGAKTIIIGIGGSATNDCGIGMATALGYQILDENNKKVKPIGANLSNIKSIDITNVHPKLSAVDFKIACDVTNPLYGKNGAAYVYAAQKGASETDIVMLDKGLQDFSKILNAVFTIDVQSVKGAGAAGGMGIATQLFLNGTLEPGIQLIKNIANFDTQIEGADWIITGEGKLDTQTMSGKTIQGVLTSAIAKKIKVAAFCGAIDLDEKQPEDFGINYTDAVLNYAKDLEDSMKNSGEYLGLLSRKFALKKL; encoded by the coding sequence ATGAAAATAATATTAGCACCAGATAAATTTAAAAACACCTTAACAGGATTGGAATTTTGCAATATTGTTGAAAAAGTAATTTTAGAAGAATTCCCAAATACAGATATTCTTAAATTACCACTAGCAGATGGTGGTGATGGTACTATTGAAGTTGTAGAGTACTATCTAAAAGGACGTACCATAAACGTACAAATAAACAATCCTTTTTTTGAAATAATCAATGCAACCTATATATATTCTAAAGAGAACAATACTGCTTTTATTGAAATGGCAGAAGCATCTGGTGTTAAGCTACTAAAACCAACACAATTCGATTGTAAAAATGCCACTACCTTAGGTACAGGAGAAATGATTGTTGATGCCATTAATAAGGGGGCTAAAACTATTATTATAGGTATTGGAGGCAGTGCAACGAACGATTGTGGAATAGGAATGGCAACGGCTTTAGGCTATCAGATTTTAGATGAAAATAATAAAAAAGTAAAACCTATTGGCGCAAATTTATCTAATATAAAATCGATAGATATTACTAATGTTCATCCTAAATTAAGCGCTGTAGATTTTAAAATAGCTTGCGATGTTACCAATCCTTTATATGGCAAAAATGGTGCTGCTTATGTTTATGCAGCACAAAAAGGAGCATCAGAAACAGATATTGTAATGTTAGATAAAGGCTTACAAGATTTTTCTAAAATTCTAAATGCTGTTTTCACAATCGATGTTCAGTCTGTAAAAGGTGCTGGCGCCGCAGGCGGAATGGGAATTGCAACTCAATTATTCTTAAACGGAACTTTAGAACCTGGAATTCAGTTGATAAAAAATATTGCAAATTTTGATACTCAAATTGAAGGTGCAGATTGGATTATTACTGGTGAAGGAAAACTAGACACACAAACCATGTCTGGTAAAACAATTCAGGGCGTGTTGACTTCCGCAATAGCTAAAAAAATAAAAGTTGCTGCTTTTTGTGGCGCTATAGATTTAGACGAAAAACAACCAGAAGATTTCGGAATTAATTATACCGATGCTGTTCTGAATTACGCAAAAGATTTAGAAGATTCTATGAAAAATAGCGGAGAATACTTGGGTTTGTTATCAAGAAAATTCGCGCTAAAAAAACTTTAA
- the glpQ gene encoding glycerophosphodiester phosphodiesterase, with protein sequence MNTKIVIAHRGASGYLPEHTMEAKAMAYAMTPHFIEQDLVLSKDNVPIVIHDIYLDDVTDVAVKFADRKRKDNRFYVIDFTFDELQMLKVTERFNHETGEQFYPNRYPKGKGNFKLHSFEEEIELIQGLNKATGKDIGIYPEIKDPAFHQKEGRKITEVVLEILADYGYKTKKDNCILQCFDATELERIRVVLKSDLFLVQLMEFEEETKQLAHFATYADGIGPWYKQILDKKVGEKWQFTTLVSDAHKLGLKVHPYTFRADSLDEFTTFDQMMETLFIEADIDGAFTDFPDLVVNFLKEK encoded by the coding sequence ATGAATACCAAAATAGTGATTGCTCACAGAGGTGCTTCTGGTTATTTACCAGAACATACTATGGAGGCCAAAGCGATGGCGTATGCTATGACCCCTCATTTTATTGAGCAAGATTTGGTGTTGAGTAAAGATAATGTACCTATTGTAATTCATGATATTTATTTAGATGATGTAACGGATGTTGCTGTAAAATTTGCTGATAGGAAAAGAAAAGACAATCGATTCTATGTGATAGATTTTACTTTTGATGAATTGCAAATGCTCAAAGTAACGGAGCGTTTTAATCATGAAACAGGCGAACAGTTTTACCCAAACCGTTATCCGAAGGGAAAAGGGAATTTTAAACTGCATTCTTTTGAAGAAGAAATAGAATTGATACAAGGTTTAAATAAAGCTACCGGAAAGGATATCGGAATTTATCCAGAAATTAAAGATCCAGCATTTCATCAAAAAGAAGGAAGAAAAATAACAGAGGTTGTTTTAGAAATACTTGCTGATTACGGTTACAAAACAAAAAAGGACAATTGTATTCTACAGTGTTTTGATGCAACAGAGTTAGAGAGAATTCGTGTAGTATTAAAATCTGACTTATTTTTGGTTCAGTTAATGGAATTTGAAGAAGAAACAAAACAATTAGCACATTTTGCAACGTATGCAGACGGAATTGGTCCTTGGTATAAGCAAATATTAGATAAAAAAGTAGGAGAGAAGTGGCAGTTTACCACGTTGGTTTCTGATGCGCATAAATTAGGTTTAAAAGTGCATCCTTATACTTTTAGAGCCGATTCTTTAGATGAGTTCACTACCTTTGACCAAATGATGGAAACACTCTTTATAGAAGCAGATATTGATGGTGCTTTTACAGATTTCCCAGATTTGGTAGTCAATTTTTTAAAAGAAAAGTAA